From the Corticium candelabrum chromosome 2, ooCorCand1.1, whole genome shotgun sequence genome, one window contains:
- the LOC134176162 gene encoding uncharacterized protein LOC134176162, whose protein sequence is MLLSIGIIGNILVVVWRLAQKRDQRSSPLSIFIMMLAVSDFLYCVHLLFLESLVLDVNLDQTKHLSPISARKVCMTSAWLSLFSCLSAQWATFNIAVYSFQTMSEFCSRCCCSLVHKRSLVITIICQVLINVVIIVIYMIVYDGLSYGDTEHPFDLTLQDYDEYTSNDFFSNWTEVTKYSRRERFAQIFGRCAWAQSNGVGICLKDTISLTHDNHTNITNWSYCQFTFADSLLDSAFQTTLVGSIIASLGTVLTLTCAVLYICFWIKLRARAANLTERSDMHKLRWRLSVIVLLDTFCWIPVTILHWTVFIDKIRSRNIWSNSYTAASFLLISISPAVNPLIYTFTGKNFLHSIRKFCRRMKCDVSVRRTSSNNPDDHTRGVGRCSCIPCIRCVHQDEDNDPDYWPTQDTSEWNSDQSRLLPSTNESSETN, encoded by the coding sequence ATGTTACTTTCGATTGGAATTATTGGCAACATATTGGTTGTGGTGTGGAGACTTGCACAGAAAAGAGATCAGAGATCGTCTCCTCTCTCAATCTTCATCATGATGCTAGCAGTTTCAGATTTCCTTTATTGTGTTCACTTGCTTTTTCTCGAGAGTTTGGTGCTTGATGTTAATCTTGACCAAACTAAACATCTGTCACCCATCTCTGCTCGTAAAGTGTGTATGACAAGCGCTTGGCTGTCTTTGTTCTCTTGTCTCTCAGCTCAGTGGGCAACTTTTAATATTGCAGTTTACTCGTTTCAAACAATGAGCGAGTTCTGTTCtcgttgttgctgttcactAGTTCACAAGCGAAGTCTAGTCATCACAATCATCTGCCAAGTTCTAATCAACGTGGTCATAATTGTTATCTACATGATTGTGTACGACGGATTGAGCTATGGTGACACAGAACATCCGTTTGATCTAACACTACAAGATTATGACGAATATACAAGCAATGACTTCTTCTCTAACTGGACCGAAGTTACTAAATACTCAAGACGTGAACGCTTTGCCCAAATTTTTGGACGTTGTGCTTGGGCACAGTCAAACGGAGTTGGTATTTGCTTAAAGGATACAATTTCATTAACACATGACAATCATACAAATATCACCAATTGGAGCTATTGCCAATTCACGTTTGCTGACAGTTTATTAGACAGTGCGTTTCAAACAACACTAGTAGGATCAATCATAGCTTCTCTAGGCACTGTTCTTACATTGACATGTGCTGTTCTCTATATATGTTTTTGGATAAAGCTTCGTGCAAGAGCAGCAAACTTAACAGAAAGATCTGACATGCACAAACTTAGATGGCGTTTGAGTGTAATTGTTCTCCTAGACACTTTCTGTTGGATTCCTGTGACTATACTACATTGGACAGTATTTATCGATAAAATACGTAGTAGGAACATTTGGTCAAACAGTTATACTGCTGCAAGTTTTCTTCTCATCTCAATTAGTCCAGCAGTTAATCCTCTCATCTACACATTCACGGGAAAGAACTTTTTACATTCAATTCGCAAGTTTTGCAGACGAATGAAATGCGATGTATCTGTGAGACGGACCAGTTCCAACAACCCTGACGATCACACTAGAGGAGTTGGACGTTGCAGCTGTATTCCATGTATCAGATGTGTTCACCAAGATGAAGACAACGATCCAGACTACTGGCCTACTCAAGATACTTCCGAATGGAATTCTGATCAGAGCAGACTCCTGCCGTCTACCAATGAATCAAGTGAAACTAACTGA
- the LOC134198294 gene encoding zinc finger MYM-type protein 1-like has translation MQEKMDASESNAKRRKRKRHTVTLNDFWGPKRIENGDKTGDSDDMPNKIQQAIPESAESAYEAPDDSGSGEDMANTEPGNARSTVCSTSLEIISKLDISTRFQSGPSQPVCQFPSKNFGKGKHSCRRSFVATWYTTYPWLEYSIKFDRAYCFACRHYCLGSASGRADTAFTSIGFGDWKHGTGNKGAFLIHASSAHHRNAMAEWHERRLDDCNSQRRRVEDLFAEEDERVVLSNRHYLKCLAEVILLCAKQNLALRGHDESEESSNPGNFLAVFELLARHDHELFKRIETLPGNVSYKSPEIQNALIQLMADMVREKICSEVQRSGYFCLICDESKDVAKNEQLAVVLRYVLDGTVHERFISFTPLGNLAADGIAEEICQVLTRNKLTLQNCIAQTYDGASVMSGKHTGVQKRIRDIAPKAVYTHCYAHRLNLVVVDSVKSVSSASVFFDVLQRLYVFVSSSAVHPIFLEAQKRHYPQRCESVTLKRLSDTRWTCRIDSIRAMLKSFTAVVDALSSLTNASNSERAILAAGLLSRVKSLEFTSNLVIFEKLLTITKNLSDQLQAEDLDLSGAVDLLETMIEQLVETRESGWDDTWQQILHLAQTCSVNMDVSDGSRSRGDPGLVTGRRTRKQKEITDCVLTETTGQRLTDYFTNDQDPLDDVARTKIHLRRKLFLPVIDQMLQELESRFSNDGRSLMKSIQACSPQSRNFLQADAINALVVHYDINREEIGYETHQARKFLNASMCEMKSIADVIRVLTPVKAAFPHLISALQIALTVGVTSASCERTFSSLKRLKTYTRQSMLQSRMNSLAILTIEKDVVETLDLERVVTKFASLEFGRCRRLSLVSKSTKF, from the exons ATGCAGGAGAAGATGGATGCGTCAGAGTCTAACGCTAAGCGTAGAAAGCGAAAGCGACATACTGTGACTCTGAATGACTTTTGGGGACCCAAAAG AATTGAAAACGGTGACAAAACGGGCGATTCAGACGATATGCCTAACAAAATTCAGCAAGCCATACCTGAAAGCGCTGAGTCTGCCTACGAAGCCCCGGATGATTCTGGTTCTGGAGAAGACATGGCAAATACCGAGCCTGGTAATGCTAGGAGTACTGTGTGTTCAACATCTTTGGAGATCATATcaa AGTTGGACATTTCCACGAGGTTTCAGAGCGGCCCTTCCCAACCGGTCTGTCAGTTTCcttctaaaaattttggaaaggGAAAACACTCATGTAGAAGATCGTTTGTTGCCACCTGGTACACAACATATCCATGGTTGGAATACTCGATAAAATTTGACCGAGCCTACTGCTTTGCCTGTCGTCATTACTGCCTTGGCAGTGCAAGCGGCCGTGCCGACACAGCGTTTACCAGTATAGGTTTCGGCGACTGGAAGCATGGTACTGGTAATAAAGGAGCATTTCTGATCCATGCCAGTTCGGCACATCACAGGAATGCTATGGCAGAATGGCATGAGCGGCGACTGGATGACTGTAACAGCCAGCGTCGACGAGTTGAAGACCTCTTTGCAGAAGAAGATGAACGCGTTGTTCTTTCTAACAGACACTATTTAAAATGTCTGGCGGAGGTTATCCTCTTGTGTGCTAAACAGAATCTTGCACTTCGTGGGCACGATGAATCGGAGGAGTCATCGAATCCAGGCAATTTTTTGGCTGTATTTGAGCTTCTTGCAAGGCATGATCACGAATTGTTCAAACGAATTGAAACGCTCCCCGGTAACGTAAGTTATAAGTCTCCAGAGATTCAAAACGCTTTGATCCAGTTGATGGCTGATATGGTACGAGAGAAAATATGCAGTGAAGTACAAAGGAGTGGCTATTTTTGTCTTATTTGCGACGAAAGTAAAGATGTAGCAAAGAATGAACAGCTTGCAGTTGTTCTGCGCTATGTTCTAGACGGGACTGTTCATGAGCGGTTTATATCTTTCACACCTCTTGGCAACCTTGCAGCAGACGGGATAGCAGAGGAGATCTGTCAAGTGTTGACAAGGAACAAACTTACCTTGCAGAACTGCATTGCTCAAACCTACGATGGTGCTAGTGTCATGAGCGGAAAGCACACCGGCGTTCAGAAGAGAATCAGAGACATTGCTCCGAAAGCCGTCTACACGCATTGCTACGCACATAGGCTGAACCTTGTTGTCGTTGATTCTGTAAAGTCCGTCTCCTCGGCGAGTGTGTTCTTTGACGTCCTTCAGAGGCTGTACGTCTTTGTTTCATCTTCTGCTGTTCACCCAATTTTCTTAGAAGCTCAAAAACGTCACTATCCGCAACGTTGTGAGAGCGTCACGCTGAAGAGACTTTCAGACACACGATGGACCTGTCGAATAGACTCTATACGAGCAATGCTTAAATCCTTTACAGCAGTAGTCGATGCCTTATCCTCTTTGACAAATGCTAGCAACAGCGAAAGAGCCATTTTAGCTGCAGGTCTATTGTCACGAGTGAAATCGTTAGAGTTTACCTCAAACTTGGTTATTTTCGAAAAGCTGCTGACTATTACAAAAAATCTGTCCGATCAGTTGCAAGCTGAAGATTTAGATCTGTCTGGAGCCGTTGATTTGTTAGAGACTATGATAGAGCAATTGGTGGAGACCAGGGAATCCGGGTGGGACGATACATGGCAGCAAATTCTTCACTTGGCACAAACCTGCAGCGTTAATATGGATGTTTCTGATGGATCACGCAGTCGTGGTGATCCTGGACTTGTTACCGGTCGTCGCACTCGGAAACAAAAGGAAATTACTGATTGCGTTTTAACAGAGACTACTGGGCAGCGATTAACTGATTATTTCACCAACGATCAAGATCCCCTGGATGACGTGGCAAGAACGAAAATTCATTTACGACGAAAGCTTTTCTTACCGGTGATAGACCAAATGCTGCAGGAACTGGAATCAAGATTCAGCAACGATGGACGATCCCTTATGAAGTCAATTCAGGCTTGTAGTCCACAGTCCCGAAACTTCCTTCAAGCAGACGCCATTAATGCCTTAGTGGTACATTACGACATAAACCGTGAGGAAATTGGTTATGAAACTCATCAGGCAAGAAAATTTCTTAATGCATCTATGTGTGAAATGAAGTCTATCGCCGACGTCATTAGAGTTCTTACGCCGGTCAAAGCAGCTTTTCCGCATCTTATATCTGCCTTGCAGATAGCGTTGACTGTTGGGGTGACATCTGCCTCATGTGAGAGAACTTTCTCTAGTTTGAAGAGGCTGAAGACTTACACGAGACAATCGATGCTGCAAAGCCGAATGAACAGTCTAGCGATTTTGACCATAGAGAAAGATGTAGTTGAAACGTTAGATTTAGAGAGGGTAGTTACGAAATTTGCAAGTTTAGAATTTGGAAGATGCCGAAGATTAAGTCTAGTTAGCAAAAGCACAAAATTTTAG
- the LOC134176461 gene encoding neurogenic locus Notch protein-like: protein MEWLCVLVCVVAFSSPVTRATCDVCSTRCSRTASLDPLKKQYVYVTDSTVCHDSTGRPQLSSLRATSSDGDDRFTVTVLDQQGYNNFSGGGSYYYYSSLSSGGVFDRSTDSTCFEKTFALAAAFSAGTNLYVIIGCTNVRSNCNLMYDVQFTCVAPDPCIGVFCGSHGRCSNGQCVCDPGYTGVGCQTVDACYAISCGFYGRCSNGMCICDPGYTGVECETVDTCYDIVCGVYSTCSNGVCICDPGYSAHEDECKIDTIAKLCFSSTCGYHGTCGSGYCICDAGYSGDTCQNFDDCYDISCGPNSTCVSGLCHVHSSSTFLNTKTIVIACCIGGAIALVLLLVGAVVLFKRRQRQRQQSQLSLVENISLPQPSAPPSFENIPSVQL from the coding sequence ATGGAGTGGCTTTGCGTGTTAGTCTGCGTTGTTGCTTTCTCATCTCCCGTCACACGTGCAACATGCGACGTGTGTTCTACCAGGTGCTCGCGTACGGCCTCTCTCGATCCTTTGAAAAAGCAATACGTATACGTAACAGACAGTACCGTCTGCCATGACTCGACTGGTAGACCGCAGCTGTCGTCTCTAAGAGCTACATCGAGCGACGGAGACGACAGATTCACAGTCACAGTTCTAGATCAACAAGGATACAATAACTTTAGTGGCGGCGGCTCATATTACTACTATTCTTCTCTCTCTAGCGGTGGTGTGTTTGACAGAAGCACTGATTCTACTTGCTTTGAAAAGACTTTCGCTCTTGCAGCTGCATTTTCTGCTGGGACTAATTTGTATGTCATCATCGGATGCACCAACGTGAGGTCTAACTGCAACCTGATGTACGATGTACAGTTTACATGTGTGGCTCCGGATCCGTGTATTGGAGTATTTTGTGGTTCTCACGGTAGATGTAGCAATGGACAGTGCGTTTGTGATCCGGGATACACTGGAGTTGGATGCCAAACTGTGGATGCATGCTATGCCATTTCTTGTGGTTTTTATGGCAGGTGTAGCAATGGAATGTGCATCTGTGATCCAGGCTACACTGGAGTTGAGTGTGAAACTGTGGACACATGCTACGACATTGTTTGTGGTGTTTACAGCACCTGCAGCAATGGAGTGTGCATCTGTGATCCAGGATACAGTGCTCATGAAGATGAATGCAAAATTGATACTATAGCCAAATTATGCTTTAGCAGCACATGTGGTTATCATGGCACATGTGGCAGCGGATACTGCATTTGCGATGCGGGGTACAGCGGAGATACATGTCAAAATTTCGATGATTGCTATGACATCTCATGTGGTCCAAACAGCACATGTGTCTCTGGACTGTGTCATGTGCACAGTAGTTCTACCTTTCTTAACACCAAAACTATTGTCATTGCTTGCTGTATCGGAGGGGCTATTGCACTGGTGCTTTTGCTTGTAGGAGCAGTTGTCTTGTTTAAAAGAAGGCAACGTCAAAGGCAGCAGTCGCAGCTTTCTCTCGTTGAAAACATATCCTTACCACAGCCGTCAGCGCCACCATCATTTGAAAACATTCCATCGGTACAGCTCTAA